In one Miscanthus floridulus complete chloroplast genome, cultivar PI295762 genomic region, the following are encoded:
- the rpl23 gene encoding ribosomal protein L23 (50S ribosomal protein L23) has translation MDGIKYAVFTEKSLRLLGKNQYTFNVESGFTKTEIKHWVELFFGVKVVAVNSHRLPGKGRRMGPILGHTMHYRRMIITLQPGYSIPLLDRETN, from the coding sequence ATGGATGGAATCAAATACGCAGTATTTACAGAAAAGAGTCTTCGTTTATTGGGAAAGAATCAATATACTTTTAATGTCGAATCGGGATTCACTAAGACAGAAATAAAGCATTGGGTCGAACTCTTCTTTGGTGTTAAGGTAGTAGCTGTGAATAGCCATCGACTACCCGGAAAGGGTAGAAGAATGGGACCTATTCTGGGACATACAATGCATTACAGACGTATGATCATTACCCTTCAACCGGGTTATTCTATTCCACTTCTAGATAGAGAAACGAACTAA